One Fibrobacter sp. UWR2 DNA window includes the following coding sequences:
- a CDS encoding SDR family NAD(P)-dependent oxidoreductase has product MKSFENKVVVVTGGAHGIGATVVSEFEKEGAKVAYIDICENPCFVGDLSKKEVLEKFAQFVIEKYGHVDVLVNNALPLMKGIDECSYEEFSYALAVGVTAPFYLAKLFAPHFAKGASIVNISSSRDRMSQPQTESYTAAKGGIAALTHALAVSFAGRVRVNSISPGWIDTDFKVYEGPDATQQPAGRVGNPLDIANMVLYLASDKAGFITGENICIDGGMTRQMIYHNDCGWKLEG; this is encoded by the coding sequence ATGAAATCGTTTGAAAACAAGGTGGTCGTGGTGACAGGCGGGGCGCACGGAATCGGTGCGACCGTCGTGAGTGAATTTGAGAAAGAGGGGGCGAAAGTCGCGTATATTGACATCTGCGAGAATCCCTGCTTTGTGGGGGACCTCTCCAAGAAGGAAGTCCTCGAAAAGTTCGCGCAGTTCGTTATCGAAAAGTACGGGCACGTGGATGTGCTGGTGAATAACGCGCTCCCGCTGATGAAGGGCATTGACGAGTGCAGCTACGAGGAATTCAGCTACGCGCTGGCTGTCGGCGTGACGGCCCCGTTCTACCTCGCGAAACTTTTCGCTCCGCATTTTGCGAAAGGCGCAAGCATCGTGAACATTTCTTCAAGTCGCGACCGCATGAGCCAACCGCAAACTGAAAGCTATACGGCGGCGAAGGGCGGGATCGCAGCCCTCACGCATGCGCTTGCCGTGAGCTTTGCGGGCCGTGTGCGTGTGAACTCGATTTCGCCGGGCTGGATCGATACGGATTTCAAGGTCTACGAAGGCCCCGATGCCACGCAACAGCCCGCAGGCCGCGTCGGTAACCCGCTTGACATCGCGAACATGGTACTTTACCTCGCGAGCGACAAGGCCGGCTTTATTACCGGCGAAAACATCTGCATCGACGGCGGCATGACCCGCCAGATGATTTACCACAACGACTGCGGCTGGAAATTGGAAGGGTAA
- a CDS encoding N-acetyltransferase yields the protein MLQYFEVTKKSPWLPQVKVLYESAFPANERIPIKHLLDDKIKREFWTFFDKDTFCGFSNSISHGDITNIVYFAVVPELRCRGYGSQILQAIREKHPDSRIVVDIEVEEDSKDAEELERRNRRREFYQRNGFDAAPVEYHWQGEHYRLLSAGGTVTDKEFRDFWKEILKDIPGAKYP from the coding sequence ATGCTCCAGTATTTCGAAGTCACAAAGAAATCTCCGTGGTTGCCGCAGGTCAAGGTGCTGTACGAATCGGCGTTCCCGGCAAACGAACGAATCCCGATCAAGCATTTACTCGACGACAAAATCAAGCGGGAATTTTGGACATTTTTCGACAAAGATACGTTCTGCGGGTTTTCAAATTCCATTTCGCACGGAGACATCACAAACATCGTCTACTTTGCGGTTGTGCCAGAACTGCGTTGCCGCGGGTACGGCTCGCAAATTTTGCAAGCCATCCGCGAAAAGCATCCGGACTCCCGCATCGTCGTCGATATTGAAGTCGAAGAAGATTCCAAGGACGCCGAAGAACTCGAACGCCGAAACCGCCGCCGCGAATTTTACCAGCGCAACGGCTTTGACGCCGCCCCCGTCGAATACCACTGGCAGGGCGAGCACTACCGCCTACTTTCCGCCGGCGGCACCGTCACCGACAAAGAATTCCGCGATTTCTGGAAAGAAATCCTCAAGGACATTCCCGGCGCGAAATATCCGTAG
- a CDS encoding guanosine polyphosphate pyrophosphohydrolase has protein sequence MICLNDYLFSGNTVLKILHQYSNDLRNSAKETRNNIDLAHSNFLIQIIELLEHNDFLTSQSQRIKEFYKFMTREYPFLAFTFKGRIKSLIRAEEKFNGYILEFIYNYYKKNGAFPSEAEIKSKLNFRDLIAYRIVISMPVCHIKKGDDRSEVERKYLYEIANALPEFLEERGFSAEIFKHLDDSGHSDLLKDSVRPYYHDSVATPRSSGYQSLHITFYDNLARCYTEVQLRTKDMDDYAEIGEANHFGYEKSQEERRSKHDQIPSGECVYFDEAYERLVKLQGIDLAKIDVNMFKAINNQLINDGCGLFRGRQILPFEHLSRFQNDLID, from the coding sequence ATGATTTGCTTGAACGACTATCTGTTCTCTGGAAACACGGTGCTGAAGATTCTTCACCAGTATTCGAACGACCTCAGGAACAGCGCGAAAGAAACGCGCAACAATATTGACCTCGCTCACTCGAATTTTCTGATTCAGATTATCGAACTGCTGGAACACAACGACTTCTTGACCTCGCAGTCCCAGCGCATAAAGGAATTCTACAAGTTTATGACAAGGGAGTATCCCTTCCTTGCGTTCACGTTCAAGGGACGCATCAAGTCCCTGATCCGTGCCGAAGAAAAGTTCAACGGCTATATCCTTGAATTCATCTACAACTATTACAAGAAGAATGGCGCATTCCCGTCCGAAGCTGAAATCAAGAGCAAGCTGAATTTCCGAGACCTGATTGCGTACCGTATCGTTATCTCGATGCCTGTTTGCCATATCAAGAAGGGCGATGACCGGAGCGAGGTGGAACGGAAATACCTGTACGAGATTGCGAATGCGTTGCCCGAGTTCCTCGAAGAGCGTGGCTTTTCGGCAGAGATTTTCAAGCACCTGGATGACAGCGGGCATTCCGACTTGCTAAAGGATTCCGTGAGGCCGTATTACCATGATTCGGTGGCGACTCCCAGGAGTTCGGGTTACCAGTCTTTGCACATCACGTTCTACGACAACCTTGCGCGCTGCTATACGGAAGTGCAATTGCGTACGAAGGACATGGACGATTATGCCGAGATAGGCGAGGCGAACCACTTTGGCTACGAAAAGTCGCAAGAGGAACGGCGCTCCAAGCACGACCAGATTCCGAGCGGCGAGTGCGTCTACTTTGACGAGGCGTATGAACGCCTGGTGAAATTGCAGGGGATTGACCTTGCGAAAATCGACGTGAACATGTTCAAGGCCATCAACAACCAGCTAATCAACGATGGCTGCGGGCTGTTCAGAGGCCGGCAAATCTTGCCGTTTGAACACCTGTCAAGATTCCAGAACGACTTGATTGATTAA